A stretch of DNA from Lotus japonicus ecotype B-129 chromosome 4, LjGifu_v1.2:
ATGGTGGCCTACAGCTACAAGTCTACAACGGTGTTTCTTTGTCTCTTTTCTTCCCTTCTTGTGGCCGTTGCAGAAACATAATAGGCAACAGTGAACAATCCGTGAATGAAACATAAAATCCCTCCAATTGATAGAAAACGATGGTTTGATATCCCACAAGATTCTCTTGATCTTGAGTTGGCTAATGTGCCTATGATAAGCATGGAGAATGCAACTGCTAATACTATCCTGCAAAGAACAACCACATTCAGTAACTAGCATATCAAATTTTAAGCTCTTCAATTAAGCAATGATTTGGTAGATattttgaagattttttttggaatttaaCATCTCTTACAAAGTCAGGAACTTGAAACATATATAATCCTAGAAAGAGTAATAAGTTCAATTAACTTGAGACCAAATTGGTAGAATGAGTTTTATATGGTGCAAAGCAAATTTTTTGACTTGAGCGtctgtttatttttcatttgggGGGTTGTATGAGAAATTAAAATAACACATtgagttaaaaaataaaatattttcacaTGAAACCTAACTGGAATACAAATCGGCTTGCATGATATGGAATTTAGACGATAACCATAGAAGGTACACTTCTCCCGATTGAGAAGAATTATGGAGAACCGAAGAGCACAATAAATGATGTTGAAAACTTATAGTGtatttgaatcagttttttttttcttcataagaaTCAATTATCAAACATAAGCCACTCATGCAAGCTTCTTctcaaaatttattttgattttaagGGTTTAACAAATTGCACTTACCACGAGAAAGTAAGAAAACCAAATGTTAATTGTCTATTGGCCGTGGAACTTTGGTACTCTTCCTTGGACCACATGCAAATGCACCCACCAAGCAAGTGAGCAATTGCATGAGCAAAGGCCAAGAGAATGGCAGCAGCAAGTCCTAGTTTGAAAGCATGATAGCTTGGGTCCCTGCACTCGAACACCCACATCTTCAAATCCTTCACCTGTTTTCATcccaaaaaaatatcaaatactTGTCAATGTTCTCAACAATGGAACCTTAATTGAGATATGCATGTTTCCTTTGGAATTACCTTGTTTTGGGCTATCTCTGCTTGAATTCCAAGTATTCCAGCAACAACATCCATGACCATGAGAAGAATGCAGACAAGGAAGCCATAATTTCTAACCATTCTGCTAAAATTCAAATAAGGTGCAGTAAAGGATGTTAGCTGCTGCCTTGTTCTTAACTCCTCACTTTAATAGTGAAGCACTATCTATCATCTCTAATGGAGGAATAAGAATAAAGATTGGGCCAGGTAATTTGCAGTGTGTCTATTATTATATATGAGAGAAATTAGCTGTGATATTAAAAGCTTCTTTTGTCTTCATATTTTACTTTATTCTTCTCCTGTATTTCCCCTTTCTAATATTCCTTCCATGAGGGACACAGAAAGCAGAGTTTCACCattaagaaaaggaaaaattcgTGGAAATGGAACCAAATTACAGTAAGAGCTTCCATTCCATACTTTGAATTTCGTAAttgacttaattgcactttagTTCCATTGTTACTGTGATTGTGCATAGTAGTCTCAGTGTTATAAAATGAGTGATTGGAGTCTCGTTGTTTGCATTTTGGTTCTTTCGTCTCTATTCCTTTCAAAAACTAACATTTTTACTTATGTGACATAAGGGAATGATACGACATGTGATATATAATCTTAGGGGCCTTATGATATAGCATTTTTCAATGATCTTTCCCTGTATTTACGAGCGAATTCAATTTTCCTCACTCAGCaagaaaaaaacttatttaatgtCTCCACAAATGTAAACTTTTTGGTTTTGGTCTTCGCTTAAGGACGAAACTCCGGTAAGTTTGTCGTCTATTATATGTCAAATTTTTAAGGTTTGATTTGACCTGCCAACATTATTACAAGTTCATTTAACAGAAGATGTCATCTTAAACGAACCAATAGGCTAACGGCCTAATAGGTCTTTCtccatattatttttatttttaaataatattattctagttttaaaaaattattataatagTATAGTATTATCCTCGATTAAGAAATGAGGATTAGACGTAGCCTTCGGTTGGTAAAGGTTGAACCATAATACATCACTGCGTGAATTTTTTTCTACCTTTACCTCTTTTTTACTTTTCAGCATTTCAATTTGTTGTTATACTTGATTacattctaattttttattaacgCTTATGACACGTGTGAATTTTCAGTTTACACATTTTAATTTAACCATATATTGTTACAAACCTAATTCACTCCTCTTAAATTACTATCTAGTGTACCAACGagtggttggttcaagtggtacacTTTTTGTCACGTTTAAATTATTCCTCTTCAATGAATGCTTGATTCCCAAGAAGGTATGAGGTTCGAGTCTTATGAATGGAAAAAGTCTCACTGGAATGTTAGCCCTaccatgatgtggatgttcACAGCTCGAACAAGATTTCGTCCGAAAAAGAACACCGGTCTTACACAAAATATTCCTATCTAGTATTTAAAAACAGATCATAATATTTACCCCTTTAAATAACTATCTGGTGTTTAAAAACAGATCATAatatttattacttttttttataaaaacaaaataaaatagaaaacttTATTTAAGAAAGATGAAAACACTTGTTGCATTACAACTTTCTGGAATAGCGAATGGAGTTGGCACTTTCTAGAACGAACACCATCCTTCTCTGTTCTACGAGAATACAACCAACTCTGCCATTTCTAAAACCAGGGCCGGTctcgacattttggaggccctgagcaaataataaaaatgaatccctaataattattttaaaagaacattatctatttaaattgtaaatatcaTAACAACTTCAAAAATATGTGACTAAAAGTTTCCCGAtgaatcaaaaaaaatatttgactaaaaaaaaattagtggtcCAAAAATAAACTCTTGAGGTATTGGGCCAAAGtgccaaacaaaaaaaatccgTTTGTGGGTCTGTCAAAGTGGGTTAGTGTGCCAAAgtgccaaacaaaaaaaaaattggggccccatctttttggaggccctgggctgtgcgCCTGCCTGCACAGGCCCAGGGTCGGCCTTGTCTAAAACGCAACGCTTTTCAATTCATTCTTTTCAATTCTGACTCACCCAAAAATGGCAGCATATCGATGGAAAAGCTTTGACGAGAACGAAGACCGCCCCTCCAAGCCTCGCCGCTTCGGCCTCACCGAGATGCGAAGCCCCCATTACTCTCTCTTCAGCCACAACGTTCTTCAGGTAACCGTAACCCCCATCATTTTCAATGTGGTTGAATTCAGCATAGCTAAGTGTTTAGCCTTACAATTTCGTCTCTTTACTTGTTAATCTAAACGTTTTATGTGCAAGAATTTGTACGCAATGTCCTAGACATTTGGTATAACATCTGTCCAATGGTTTCCAGAATTTCAAAGGTTATCTTTCAATCGGATAACCTGGGACTTGTTGAAGCTTGCAGTGGACAAAGAGAAAATGGTGAGATCCATGCAATAATTCAAGATATTAGAAGTTGGAAGCGGAATTATCCTAATTGGACTTTTACCTGGACACACAGGAAGGGGAATGAGTGTGCACACCCGCTTGCCAGTATGGCAATGTGCAGAACCATTCCCCCCAACTGGTGCTCACAAATTTCGACTGCAATTGGAAGGGCTTTGGAGAGGGATATGGTAAACGCACCGGTAAAGGGAGCCATAGAGCCATCGGTAAAGTAGTCAATTCAATAAATAGATCAATTCAAATGTTCCTGATGGGCCTCGTTGAACGAGGCCTAGCCTAGAGACCCGCCACGGGGCGGGCAACCCTCTGGGCGCTGCCCTTCTTGGGGCTCGCCCAGTTCAGAAGGTGATGAGAGTGACCAAAAGCTTTGTATTATTTGTCAAATAGAGTGTtttcctaaaaaaaaaattgtggagCTTAAGCCAAAGAACCATgatttttaaggaaaaaaacatatataatatattaaataaatatgttgtttaaataaaaatataaaagtcttttctttttttatcatttGATATTTTGAAGTTAATTGTGCGAGAATTAAACCGGTTAGCTTTTAGCTTTCAATCAAGTTACTAAATACATATTTccaaacataatataatatatttaatagCCATAGTACTCAATAAGTTATTTTctgtgaagaaaaaaaatagtactCAATAAGTTATAGCTATTGCATATGTTGACCATTTATTATAGAGGTGTATGCTGCAATTACATAAAAATCTTTTAAACTACCAAATATCTCATTATCTAAGGCAGCAACACCGCAGACCAGGAGTAGGAAAACCAATAGAACAACGTCCTCCTTCTGGGTAACCCATTTCCCTACACTGTACGTAGCATTGGTGAAGATCTTTGCAATTTCCTATGCATATATCAATCTCCGCACAAATCGTTAGTCCTACACCAAGAACAaagttaatttaataaaaataattcacTTCAATATCCTAACATATGTTCTGAAACATTCAAAATATtagttgtttatatatatatatatatatatatatatattgttgggagcaataatagaaaggagagaagagagaaagaaaaatcacACAGGAGTTTTTAACGTGGTTCGGAACACAATGTGTGTACCTACGTCCACGGCTACACTAGGTAGTAATATTTCTTTTGGTGTGTATAATGCTTACAATGAGGTGCTTATATATAGTAGGAGTAAGTCAACCTCCTCCTTATTCTAAGCGATGTGAGACTTACAAATATACTacataagcgatgtgggactacaaatagactacataacataacaatTCTCCCACTTGGAGTCTAATTGTAGTACTTCTTGTAAACAATAAGCTAATCTGCTCTCCACCTAGTGTAGCGCTTTCGTCTTCAATTATCCTCGAAGGCCAGCTGAGGCAATGCAAAGCCTCAGCTTATCAGCTGTAACAGTCTTGGTCAACATATCAGCTGGATTCTCTGATCCTAAGATCTTCAACAgagataattcttcatcattgatAAGTTCTCTGATGAAGTGATACTTCATCTGTATGTGCTTGCATCTGAAGTGAAAGACAGGATTTTTTGCAAGGCAAATAGCACTTTGACTGTCACTAAACAATGGAGGAACATCTTGTTCTTTTCCcaattctttgagaaaattcttCAGCCATATCATCTCCTTTGCTGCTTCTGAAATGGCAACATATTCTGATTCAGTGGTTGAGAGAGCAActctattttgaagtttagactTCCAACTCACAGCAGTTCCTCCTAAGGTGAAAATATAACATGTGGTGCTTTTTCCACCATCTGAGTCTCCTCCTAGATCTGCATCAGAAAACCCCTGTAAAGTGAGATCATTTCTTCTAAAGCATAGACACATTCTTGAAGAACCCTTCAGATATCTCAGTATCCACTTTACACCTTCCCAATGCTCCTTTCCAGGATTTGACATGAATCTGCTGACAACTCCCACAGCATGTGCTATATCAGGTCTTGTACAaaccatagcatacatcaagCTCCCTACTGCAGATGCATAAGGAACTGTTGACAtgtaactttcttcttcatctgtttGTGGGGACTGCTTCTTTGAAAACTTTAAGTGATTTCCCAAAGGGGTGCTTCTGGTATTGGCATCTCCAACATTGAATCTGTCCAGTAATTTTTCAACATATTTCTCTTGGGACAACTTCAGAACACCTTCTGATCTATTTCTGGAAATCCTCATACCAAGGATTTGTTTGGCTGGACCAAGAtccttcatctcaaagtttttTGACATCTGTTGCTTCAACCTGTTAATTTCAATCATATTTGATCCTGCTATcaacatgtcatcaacatacaaagcAAGAATAATATAACTGTCAGCAAATTTCTTAACATAGCAACAATGATCCATGTCACATCTATTAAAACCTGAGTTGCTCATAAACTCATTAAACTTCTTGTTTCAGACCGTACAAGCTTTTGTGAAGCTTGCATACAAGATTCTTCATGCCTGGAACTTCAAAACCTTCaggttgtgtcatataaatctcttcttccaaatcaccatgtaGGAATGCAGTTTTAACATCTAACTGCTCCAAGTGAAGGTTCTCTGCAGCTACAATACTCAGGATAACTCTTATAGTGGTCATTTTGACAACTGGAGAAAAAATCTCTGTGAAGTCAATTCCTTGCTTCTGCTGAAACCCTTTCACTACAAGTCTTGCCTTGTACCTTCTACTGCCATCAGATTCTTCCTTCAGTCTATAGACCCATCTGTTCTGTAGAGCTTTCTTTCCTtttggtaacttggtcagagacCATGTTCCATTCTTCTGAAGGGACGTCATCTCGTCTTTCATTGCTAGCTCCCACTTGATAGAGTCATTCCCCTGCATGGCTTCACCAAAATATTCTGGCTCTCCAGCATCAGTTAACAACAGATAATTCAACGAAGGAGAATACCTTTGTGGTGCTTTCGGTGTTCTTGTAGATCTCCTCACTTGAGTTATAGGAGTTTCAATTACTGATGTTGGCTCTTGTTCCAGCTCAACTTCTACCTCATCATCCTCGTTCTCGGGATTAATCTGGTTTCTTTTGGCTACATCACTTTCTGAAATTTCTTCCAATGCCACTCTTTCAGAAAGTTCCAACTGTTTACTTGAACTCATAGATTCTGCAGAAGACCTGTCTTTATAAAGCACACTTTCATTAAAAGTAACATTTCTGCTTCTAATGATTTTCCTGTTTTGTTCATCCCAAAACCTGTAGCCATACATATCAGACCCATAACCAATAAAGAAACATTTTATGGCCTTGGGGTCCAATTTGTCTCTCCTATCGGAGTCTATAAGAACATAAGAGACACAACCGAAGACTTTCAAATGTGAAAGACTTACCTCCTTTCCAGACCATACCTCTTCAGGCAACTGATAATCCAAGGGAACAGATGGTCCCCGATTTATCAGGTAAGCTGCTGTATTAATGGCATCTGCCCAAAACATTTTTGGCAACCCGGACTGGATTCGCATACATCTAGCCCTTTCGTTCAAGGTCCTGTTCATTCTTTCCGCGACACCATTTTGCTCAGGTGTACCTGGTATTGTCTTGATCATTctgatcccattttctgaacaaaACTTTTTGAACTCCTGGCTGTCATACTCCCCGCCATTATCAGATTTCAGACTCTTAATCTTCAAGCCTGTCTGATTTTCAACTTCTGTTTTCCACCCTTTAAACACAGAAAACACATCAGATTtatttttgagaaaataaaccCATACATTTCTTGTTGAGTCATCTATGAAGGTGACATAATAGCGTGAACCTCCAAGAGATTTCACTGGGGCTGGACCCCACACATCTGTATGCACCAATTCgagcttttctgattttgatttcctGTCTGCTTTTGAGAAGCTGACTTTTCTCTGTTTCCCCAAAATGCAATGCTCACAAACGCCAAGATCAACATGCTTCAAATTTGACACCTTACCCTTTGATGCCATGATCTTCATTCCTTTTTCACTCATGTGCccaagtctttgatgccatatagATGAGCTATTGATAGCTTCAGTTACTGCTATCATGTCCTCCTTTGCAACCATATAAAGGGAGCCTCGTTTCTTTCCTCGAGCTATAACCAGATTGCCTTTCGTCACCTTCCAAGCTCCACCCCCAAAAGTGGTGTGATAACCCTCATCATCCAACTGGCCTATAGAGATCAAATTTCTCTTTATTCCAGGGACATGTCTGACATTATGCAATGTCCAGAGAGTTCCATTAGAGGATCTGATATCAATATCACCTCTTCCCACAATATCAAGTGGTTTTCCATCTGCAAGATAAACATTTCCAAACTTTCCACATATATAGTTAGATAATAATTCTTTTGAAGGAATAGTATGAAAAGATGCACCTGAATCAATAACCCATGAATCAACAGGACTATC
This window harbors:
- the LOC130714060 gene encoding protein DESIGUAL 2, with amino-acid sequence MVRNYGFLVCILLMVMDVVAGILGIQAEIAQNKVKDLKMWVFECRDPSYHAFKLGLAAAILLAFAHAIAHLLGGCICMWSKEEYQSSTANRQLTFGFLTFSWIVLAVAFSMLIIGTLANSRSRESCGISNHRFLSIGGILCFIHGLFTVAYYVSATATRREEKRQRNTVVDL